One Lepisosteus oculatus isolate fLepOcu1 chromosome 4, fLepOcu1.hap2, whole genome shotgun sequence genomic window, GCCCCTTCCACAGCTCACAGCCAcgtgctgagagagagacaggttaatacacactgactGGCCCCTTCCACAGCTCACAGCCAcgtgctgagagagagagacaggttaatacacactgacCGGCCCCTTCCACAGCTCACAGCCACgtgctgagagacagacagttaatacacactgactgacctgttccacagctcacagccacgtgctgagagagagagacaggttaatacacactgacCGGCCCCTTCCACAGCTCACAGCCACgtgctgagagacagacagttaATACACACTGACCGGCCCCTTCCACAGCTCACAGCCACgtgctgagagacagacagttaATACACACTGACCGGCCCCTTCCACAGCTCACAGCCACgtgctgagagacagacaggttaatacacactgacCGGCCCCTTCCACAGTTCACAGCCAcgtgctgagagagagacaggttaatacTCACTGACCGGCCCCTTCCACAGCTCACAGCCAcgtgctgagagagagacaggttaatacacactgacCGGCCCCTTCCACAGCTCACAGCCAcgtgctgagagagagacaggttaatacacactgacCGGCCCCTTCCACAGCTCACAGCCAcgtgctgagagagagacaggttaatacacactgacCGGCCCCTTCCACAGCTCACAGCCACgtgctgagagacagacaggttaatacacactgacCGGCCCGTTCCACAGCTCACAGCCAcgtgctgagagagagacagacaggttaatacacactgacCGGCCCCTTCCACAGCTCACAGCCAcgtgctgagagagagacaggttaatacacactgactgacctgtaccacagctcacagccacgcgctgagagagagacagttaaTACACACTGACCGGCCCGTTCCACAGCTCACAGCCTcgtgctgagagagagacaggttaatacacTCTGACTGACCTGTACCACAGCTCACAGCCTcgtgctgagagagagacaggttaatacacactgactgacctgtaccacagctcacagcctcgtgctgagagagagacaggttaatacacactgacCGGCCCGTTCCACAGCTCACAGCCAcgtgctgagagagagagacagttaatacacactgactgacctgtaccacagctcacagccacgtgctgagagagagagacagttaaTACACACTGACCTGTACCACAGCCCACACCCTcgtgctgagagagagagacagttaccacacactgactgacctgtaCCACAGCCCACACCCTcgtgctgagagagagagacagttaatacacactgactgacctgttccacagctcacagccacgtgctgagagagagacgggttaatacacactgactgacctgtaCCACAGCCCACACCCTcgtgctgagagagagagacagttaatacacactgactgacctgttccacagctcacagccacttgctgagagagagacagttaatacacactgactgacctgtaccacagctcacagccacgtgctgagagagagagacaggttaatacacactgactgacctgtaCCACAGCCCTCACCCTcgtgctgagagagagagacagttaccacacactgactgacctgtaccacagctcacagcctcgtgctgagagagagagacaggttaatacacactgactgacctgtaCCACAGCCCTCACCCTcgtgctgagagagagagacagttaccacacactgactgacctgtaccacagctcacagcctcgtgctgagagagagagagacgggttaatacacactgactgacctgtaCCACAGCCCACACCCTcgtgctgagagagagagacagttaccacacactgactgacctgtaCCACAGCTCACACCCTcgtgctgagagagagagacaggttaatacacactgactgacctgtaccacagctcacagcctcgtgctgagagagagagacgggttaatacacactgactgacctgtaCCACAGCCCACACCCTcgtgctgagagagagagacagttaccacacactgactgacctgttccacagctcacagcctcgtgctgagagagagagacgggttaatacacactgactgacctgtaCCACAGCCCACACCCTcgtgctgagagagagagacagttaccacacactgactgacctgtaCCACAGCTCACACCCTcgtgctgagagagagagacagttaccacacactgactgacctgtaCCACAGCTCACACCCTcgtgctgagagagagagacagttaccacacactgactgacctgtaCCACAGCTCACACCCTcgtgctgagagagagagacagttaccacacactgactgacctgtaCCACAGCCCACACCCTcgtgctgagagagagagacagttaccacacactgactgacctgtaCCACAGCTCACACCCTcgtgctgagagagagagacagttaccacacactgactgacctgtaCCACAGCCCTCACCCTCGTGCTGAGAGATacaggttaatacacactgactgacctgtaCCACAGCCCTCACCCTcgtgctgagagagagagacaggttaatacacactgactgacctgtaCCACAGCCCACACCCTcgtgctgagagagagagacagttaccacacactgactgacctgttccacagctcacagccccgtgctgagagagagagacgggttaaTACACACCAGCTGTGTCCTACAGTAGACTGCAGCAGATACCGTACAGCTCGTGTCCAGACTCACCTCCACACACTCTGGGAAGCTCTTCGCAAAGTCTTTCCATTCGTCCACAGAGTAGTGCTTGTGGACAGCGGTGAAGAGGGAGAACTGTGGACGGCGAGAGTAGGACAGGAGAATGAGAGGAGACaaagcacagagacagagagagcaggGTAGGGgaatgagaggagacacagcacagagacagagagagagcagggtaggggaatgagaggagacacagcacagacagagagcaggaaaGGACAATGAAAGGaaacacagcacagagacagagagcagggtaggggaatgagaggagacacagcgcAGAGACAGAGAACAGGGTAGGGgaatgagaggagacacagctcaGAGATAGAGAACAGGAAAGGACAACGAAAGGagacacagcacagagacagagagagcaggGTAGGAgaatgagaggagacacagcgcagagacagagagagcaggGTAGGAgaatgagaggagacacagcacagagacagagagagcaggGTAGAGgaatgagaggagacacagcacagagacagagagagcaggGTAGgagaatgagaggagacagcacagagacagagagagcaggGTAGGAgaatgagaggagacacagcacagagacagagagagcaggGTAGAGgaatgagaggagacacagcccagagacagagagagcaggGTAGGAgatgagaggagacacagcacagagacagagagagcaggGTAGAGgaatgagaggagacacagcacagagacagagagagcaggGTAGGAgaatgagaggagacacagcgcagagacagagagagcaggGTAGGAgaatgagaggagacacagcacagagacagagagagcaggGTAGAGGAATGAGAGGagatacagcacagagacagagagagcaggGTAGGAgaatgagaggagacacagcacagagacagagagagcaggGTAGAGgaatgagaggagacacagcccagagacagagagagcaggGTAGGAgatgagaggagacacagcacagagacagagagagcaggGTAGAGgaatgagaggagacacagcacagagacagagagagcaggGTAGgagaatgagaggagacagcacagagacagagagagcaggGTAGGAgaatgagaggagacacagcacagagacagagagagcaggGTAGGAgaatgagaggagacacagcacagagacagagagagcaggGTAGGAgaatgagaggagacacagcacagagacagagagagcaggGTAGGAgaatgagaggagacacagcacagagacagagagagagcagggtaagggaatgagaggagacacagcacAGAGGGGTACAGGGAAAGAGACAGCTATAGAGAGAGGTGCAGGGGatgcagggagagaggaggggtacaGAAATGGGGgtacagagagaggaggggtacaGACACGGGGgtacagggagagaggaggggtacaGACACGGGGgtacagagagaggaggggtacaGACACGGGGGTACAGGGAGAGGAGGGGTACAGACACGGGGgtacagagagaggaggggtacaGACACGGGGGTACAGGGAGAGGAGGGGTACAGACAcgggggtacagagagagaggaggggtacaGACAcgggggtacagagagagaggaggggtacaGACACGGGGgtacagagagaggaggggtacagagggagagggagggagctgGAGAGAAGGGGGTACAGGCAGAGACAGGGGTGCAGACAGTGGGTACCCGTTGCATTGCCCGGGCCATCTCGAAGGTGCCCACGGTGTCCATGTTGGCGGCGATGATGGGGATCCCTGTGTAAGTGCGCCCCGAGTTCCTGAAGATGAAACTGCGCATGAGGTCGACCTgcgacagagagaggaggggtgagCAGACCCTCAGCACTGTGTTTCGGGGTCACTGGGCGCCCCAGTCCCGGCAGGCACTGGGAGGGGGCAGCTGCAGTAGCCGTGGAGACCCTGGTCCCGGGGCAGGAAGCTCGCCCCGAGGGAGACGCCGGGGCAGGAAGCTCGCCCCGAGGGAGACGCCGGGACAGGAAGCTCGCCCGAGGGAGTCAGGTGGTTAGGGGGCCGGGGGGCCGGGGGGCCGGGGGGCCGGTCACCTCACTGCGTGACTTCAGCGTGCTGCGCTTGGGTCTCAGCAGGACGTCCTTGAAGTCCAGCTTGATGTCGTTCTCAATCCGAGGcatttctgtctgtctgtctctccggTGGTCCCTgctcgagagagagagacaggtcaggagagagacaggtctatctgtctgtctgtctctccgaTGGTCCCTgctcgagagagagagacaggtcaggagagagacaggtctgtctgtctgtctgtctctccggTGGTCCCTGctcgagagagagacaggcctgTCTGTCACTCCCGCtctagagagagacagacaggcacacagcccgctctagagagagagagagacaggcacgcAGACTGCtctagagagagacaggcacgcAGACTGAtctagagagagacaggaacgCAGACTGAtctagagacagacagacatacAGACTGATctagagagacagacagacacacagcccgCTCGAGAGAGAGGCAGGCACACAGACTGCtctagagagagagacggacaggTACACAGCCCGCTCAAGAGAGACAGGCACATAGACTGTtctagagagagacagacaggcgcGCAGACTGCtctagagagagacaggcacgcAGACTGCtctagagagagacagacacgcAGACTGATctagagacagacaggcacacagacagatctagagacagacaggtacacagACTGATCTAGAGACAGACACGCAGACTGATctagagacagacaggcacacagactgatctagagacagacaggcacacagactgaTCTAGAGACAGACACGCAGACTGatctagagagagagagacaggcacagACTGATCTAGAGACAAACAGGCACACAAACTGATCtagagacagacagaaaatgCTGTCAAGCAGAGACCCAGCAGAAGCCCAGTGCGCCTCACCTGTGCGGTTAGCGCGTCCTCAGTGTCACGGTGTACAGTCGCGACAGTGGGGTATCGCAGTATCTTTTTGTCGCAGGAGGGTGTCGTGATCGCCTCTAAAGCTCTGGCCTGCTGGCGACTGCTTCGCTACAAGAGATTACtaagtattttaattaataccGACCGGCGTTAACGCCAACAGGTCAAGGCTATTAACTATAAAATAACAACAGAAcgattattaaaatgtttttattctagTTTTTACTGTTCATGACAGCGGCACTAAAGCTGTGAGAACTACGCGCCTTAAAACGATTAAAATTAAGTAACGGTTCTTGTAAAAAGGTACACTGTATAACTGCCTCCCTTCCGCGAGGCTAGGGGAAAAAGAAATTTTGAGAGGAACTAAAATGCGATGTCATGTTCGTTTCCAGCAGGAAATGTAGTTCACTACCCTTCACCTAATTCGTATTATGATACAGACTGGGTGAGTGTGAAAACTACATCTCCCAGATAGCCAATAAACCAGGATGAGCCTAAGGCCGGCGGCGCAAACGCTCATGGGAACTGTAGTTTAACAGCTTACGTGTTGTAACGCCCAACAACAAAATACAGGCCGAGCTGTAAAACTGTAACGTTGAGTAGCAGCCTGGAGTCTGAGGTGAAAGCTGCGCCTTCTTCTTTCtgcaaaataaagacaaaatccaGGTGACGAGAACGAAAGCACGAAACTCTAGCAGAAATGTTGAGTTTTTCTCTTAGCAATTCCGGGAGCTGATCCACGAAGCAGCTTCAACTACAGTAATTCGGGATTTTGTTAGGTTAGCAGTAAATTAACCCGATAGCCCGACTTCAGGTTTACTCTAGTTTCATTGTCCGGTTAAAACGAGCCGGGTTTTTTCAGAGTTTCATTGGACAATAATTAGTAAAAGTATAGGAGAAACTGAGTATGAAAtctaaatgaacaaaaaacCAACAATACACTTCCAAAggcaaaaacaaatcagaacgcaatgttatttttttacatacatgAGCTGTGTTTCTTGCCTTGTTTCTTCGAGTAATTAATGGAGTTTAATTCATATTGATTCTCCATATTATAAACATTAAAGGGTAGAGTGGGACTGGATCATCTTGTTTTATGGATATCTACCGATTATTAATAACAGATTAATTATGAATACGTGTTCTTTTTCTATACTTCCTCTTGGAAAGCACAAGATAAGATCCAGTTTGCTcacagacagcagcagcagtccCTTGAAGCTCAGGGTGAGCCGGGCCAGtacctgggagaggtgtgagtgggccagcagggggcgctcaccctgcgggctgtgggggtcctaacgccccaggacagtgacggggacactagactgtaaacaaggcgccgtccttcagatgagacgtgaaactgaggtcctgcctctctgtggtcagtcaagaccccagggtgtctctcagaaagagtaggggtgtgaccccagtgtcctggacagactccccctggtctttaccagtcatggcctcctgataaccCCCCTCTGTGAACTGCTCTTCTCACCACGGAGAGCTGGAGTGtgtgagcggactggagcactttggctgctgttccTGCCGGAACTAGAAGCCCGTGGTCGGGCGGGGCGGGGGAAAGCGATTGCAGGGACACCGGAAGTGTCTGAGTTTGTTCAGCGCCAGACGGGGCACAGAGAGGCTGAGCGCAGGGCATCGCGCAGATCATCCCGGGTCCGGTTTCGGTAGATAAAGACGCAGAGCCGCCGCAGTCGAGACGAGATTTAGCCTCTGGACTCTTACCGACCGCCGAGATGCTGATTAAGGTCAAGGTAAGGGGGTTAAGGAGGGGCGTGCGGACGCGCGGATTAACCGGCGGGCAGCGGTGCCGCCCGGTGCACAGACAGCGGTTCCGAAGAAACAATGAAAGCGAAGGAAAATGGCCGAGCTGCTGATTTCCACGCGCgcccacgcacacacacagacgcctGCGGGCGGGTGAATCGCTGGGACCGAGCTCGGGTCCGAGTCCAGGCCGAGGGGGCGGCTGGGGCGGGAGGCGAGCCCAGCTCCTCTCGGGGGGCGGTGAGTGATGAAGGTGATGAtcatctctcccctctctctcttcctcctcctctcacccCCAACCGCGCAGACGCTCACGGGGAAGGAGATCGAGATCGATATCGAGCCCACAGACAAGGTGaggctggtgtgtgtgtattactgtgatctcctctctctcactgtgtctcctgtcctgttgtgtgtgtgtattactgtgatctcctctctctctctcactgtgtctcctgtcctgttgtgtgtgtgtattactgtgatctcctctctctctctcactgtgtctcctgtcctgttgtgtgtgtttattactgagggatctGCTCTCTCTCAGGTGGAAAGGATTAAGGAGCGAGTGGAAGAGAAGGAAGGGATTCCTCCACAACAACAGAGACTCATCTACAGTGGAAAACAAATGtgagtgttaatgtactggagtgtccagtcagtcagtgtgtctgtatgaacccctgtctctcagtgcagtgttaatgtactggagtgtccagtcagtcagtgtgtctgtatgaacccctctctctcagtgcagtgttaatgtactggagtgtccagtcagtcagtgtgtctgtatgaacccctctctctcagtgcagtgttaatgtactggagtgtccagtcagtcagtgtgtctgtatgaacccctctctctcagtgcagtgttaatgtactggagtgtccagtcagtcagtgtgtctgtatgaacccctctctctcagtgcagtgttaatgtactggagtgtccagtcagtcagtgtgtctgtatgaacccctctctctcagtgcagtgttaatgtactggagtgtccagtcagtgtgtctgtatgaacccctctctctcagtgcagtgttaatgtactggagtgtccagtcagtgtgtctgtatgaacccctctctctcagtgcagtgttaatgtactggagtgtccagtcagtcagtgtgtctgtatgaacccctctctctcagtgcagtgttaatgtactggagtgtccagtcagtcagtgtgtctgtatgaacccctctctctcagtgcagtgttaatgtactggagtgtccagtcagtcagtgtgtctgtatgaacccctctctctcagtgcagtgttaatgtactggagtgtccagtcagtcagtgtgtctgtatgaacccctctctctcagtgcagtgttaatgtactggagtgtccagtcagtcagtgtgtctgtatgaacccctctctctcagtgcagtgttaatgtactggagtgtccagtcagtcagtgtgtctgtatgaacccctctctctcagtgcagtgttaatgtactggagtgtccagtcagtcagtgtgtctgtatgaacccctctctctcagtgcagtgttaatgtactggagtgtccagtcagtcagtgtgtctgtatgaacccctctctctcagtgcagtgttaatgtactggagtgtccagtcagtcagtgtgtctgtatgaacccctctctctcagtgcagtgttaatgtactggagtgtccagtcagtcagtgtgtctgtatgaacccctctctctcagtgcagtgttaatgtactggagtgtccagtcagtgtgtctgtatgaacccctctctctcagtgcagtgttaatgtactggagtgtccagtcagtcagtgtgtctgtatgaacccctctctctcagtgcagtgttaatgtactggagtgtccagtcagtcagtgtgtctgtatgaacccctctctctcagtgcagtgttaatgtactggagtgtccagtcagtcagtgtgtctgtatgaacccctctctctctctttcaggaaTGATGAGAAGACAGCAGCAGATTATAAGATCCAGGGAGGCTCAGTTCTACACCTGGTCCTGGCTCTCAGAGGTGGGGCCTCCCACAGTCCCAGCAAGCACTTGAGTTGCTCCTTGTAACACTGCCTTGACTCTCCTACCTTAGAGTTTGCCTCTTTTAAGCCGCTCTTCCTAGGTTGGTGAAACTCTGCGgtggtttaaaatgtaaatttagtTATTCTACTATATTACTACAAAACATGAAACCCGTAATatcagtaatgaagccaatgcAATATATGGTTCTCCTGCTCAAAATGTGTAGTTTTGGTCATTTTTCTTGTTGAGTTCAGGCTGAGTCCTGTTGTTTGGGGTGTAGTTTCAGAGTTTCTGGGTTCGTGAAAGAGTTTGTTTCTAATTTAAGGACTGTTAATGGTTTCTGCAACTAACCCCCCTTTCAGCCTCAAAAATAAAGCAGCCAACAACCAAACCGTTTGCTATTGAATTTTTTCAGTTCTTGTGCCTCTGTTGAATGAGCTACTCctgaccacagggggcgctgtgaccACACTGAGCTCGGTGTGGAGAAAGGGGCCGGACTctcactgctgctgtctgaccacagggggcgctgtgaccACACTGAGCTGGGTGTGGAGAAAGGGGCCGGActctcactgacactgctgctgtctgaccacagggggcgctgtgatgGCACTGAGCTGGGTGTGTAGAAAGGGGCCGGACTctcactgctgctgtctgaccacagggggcgctgtgatgGCACTGAGCTGGGTGTGGAGAAAGGGGCCGGACTctcactgctgctgtctgaccacagggggcgctgtgaccACACTGAGCTCGGTGTGGAGAAAGGGGCCGGActctcactgacactgctgctgtctgaccacagggggcgctgtgaccACACTGAGCTGGGTGTGGAGAAAGGGGCCGGACTctcactgctgctgtctgaccacagggggcgctgtgacgGCACTGAGCTGGGTGTGGAGAAAGGGGCTGgactcactgacactgctgctgtctgaccacagggggcgctgtgaccACACTGAGCTGGGTGTGGAGAAAGGGGCCGGActctcactgacactgctgctgtctgaccacagggggcgctgtgatgGCACTGAGCTGGGTGTGGAGAAAGGGGCCGGACTctcactgctgctgtctgaccacagggggcgctgtgacgGCACTGAGCTGGGTGTGGAGAAAGGGGCCGGACTctcactgctgctgtctgaccacagggggcgctgtgaccACACTGAGCTCGGTGTGGAGAAAGGGGCCGGACTctcactgctgctgtctgaccacagggggcgctgtgatgGCACTGAGCTGGGTGTGGAGAAAGGGGCCGGACTCTCACTGACGCTGTctgaccacagggggcgctgtgatgGCACTGAGCTGGGTGTGGAGAAAGGGGCTGGACTctcactgctgctgtctgaccacagggggcgctgtgaccACACTGAGCTGGGTGTGGAGAAAGGGGCCGGACTctcactgctgctgtctgaccacagggggcgctgtgatgGCACTGAGCTGGGTGTGGAGAAAGGGGCTGGActctcactgacactgctgctgtctgaccacagggggcgctgtgacgGCACTGAGCTGGGTGTGGAGAAAGGGGCTGGACTctcactgctgctgtctgaccacagggggcgctgtgacgGCACTGAGCTGGGTGTGGAGAAGGGGGCTGGACTctcactgctgctgtctgaccacagggggcgctgtgaccACACTGAGCTGGGTGTGGAGAAAGGGGCCGGActctcactgacactgctgctgtctgaccacagggggcgctgtgaccACACTGAGCTGGGTGTGGAGAAAGGGGCCGGACTctcactgctgctgtctgaccacagggggcgctgtgatgGCACTGAGCTCGGTGTGGAGAAAGGGGCTGGActctcactgacactgctgctgtctgaccacagggggcgctgtgaccACACTGAGCTGGGTGTGGAGAAAGGGGCTGGActctcactgacactgctgctgtctgaccacagggggcgctgtgacgGCACTGAGCTCGGTGTGGAGAAAGGGGCTGGActctcactgacactgctgctgtctgaccacagggggcgctgtgacgGCACTGAGCTGGGTGTGGAGAAAGGGGCTGGActctcactgacactgctgctgtctgaccacagggggcgctgtgatgGCACTGAGCTCGGTGTGGAGAAAGGGGCCGGACTctcactgctgctgtctgaccacagggggcgctgtgatgGCACTGAGCTGGGTGTGGAGAAAGGGGCTGGACTctcactgctgctgtctgaccacagggggcgctgtgatgGCACTGAGCTGGGTGTGGAGAAAGGGGCCGGACTctcactgctgctgtctgaccacagggggcgctgtgatgGCACTGAGCTCGGTGTGGAGAAAGGGGCCGGACTctcactgctgctgtctgaccacagggggcgctgtgatgGCACTGAGCTGGGTGTGGAGAAAGGGGCCGGACTctcactgctgctgtctgaccacagggggcgctgtgatgGCACTGAGCTGGGTGTGGAGAAAGGGGCAGGActctcactgacactgctgctgtctgaccacagggggcgctgtgaccACACTGAGCTGGGTGTGGAGAAAGGGGCCGGACTctcactgctgctgtctgaccacagggggcgctgtgaccACACTGAGCTGGGTGTGGAGAAAGGGGCTGGACTctcactgctgctgtctgaccacagggggcgctgtgatgGCACTGAGCTCGGTGTGGAGAAAGGGGCTGGACTctcactgctgctgtctgaccacagggggcgctgtgatgGCACTGAGCTCGGTGTGGAGAAAGGGGCCGGActctcactgacactgctgctgtctgaccacagggggcgctgtgatgGCACTGAGCTGGGTGTGGAGAAAGGGGCCGGActctcactgacactgctgctgtctgaccacagggggcgctgtgacgGCACTGAGCTGGGTGTGGAGAAAGGGGCTGGACTctcactgctgctgtctgaccacAGGGGGCCCTGTGACCACACTGAGCTGGGTGTGGAGAAAGGGGCTGGACTctcactgctgctgtctgaccacagggggcgctgtgacgGCACTGAGCTGGGTGTGGAGAAAGGGGCTGGACTctcactgctgctgtctgaccacagggggcgctgtgatgGCACTGAGCTGGGTGTGGAGAAAGGGGCCGGActctcactgacactgctgctgtctgaccacagggggcgctgtgatgGCACTGAGCTGGGTGTGGAGAAAGGGGCCGGACTctcactgctgctgtctgaccacAGGAGGCGCTGTGACCACACTGAGCTGGGTGTGGAGAAAGGGGCCGGACTctcactgctgctgtctgaccacagggggcgctgtgacgGCACTGAGCTGGGTGTGGAGAAAGGGGCAGGActctcactgacactgctgctgtctgaccacagggggcgctgtgatgGCACTGA contains:
- the nedd8l gene encoding NEDD8, producing MLIKVKTLTGKEIEIDIEPTDKVERIKERVEEKEGIPPQQQRLIYSGKQMNDEKTAADYKIQGGSVLHLVLALRGGASHSPSKHLSCSL